Proteins encoded within one genomic window of Longimicrobium sp.:
- a CDS encoding cupin domain-containing protein yields the protein MKALVFTAALVLAAGTAAAQVAPAANTGAPEAHAIVATPASIQWAPAPPSLPPGARMALLEGDPSQPGPFTLRIWLPDGYRIAPHVHPGNERVTVISGTFQVGMGTTFDESKLADLPAGTYASMAPGTAHFARARGETVVQLNNVGPWALTYVNPADDPRNAPRN from the coding sequence CCCTGGTCTTCACCGCCGCCCTCGTGCTCGCCGCCGGAACCGCCGCGGCGCAGGTCGCCCCCGCCGCCAACACCGGCGCGCCCGAGGCGCACGCGATCGTGGCCACTCCGGCGAGCATCCAGTGGGCCCCCGCGCCGCCGAGCCTCCCGCCCGGGGCCAGGATGGCGCTGCTGGAGGGCGATCCCTCGCAGCCGGGGCCGTTCACCCTCCGCATCTGGCTCCCCGACGGCTACCGCATCGCGCCGCACGTGCACCCCGGGAACGAGCGCGTCACCGTCATCTCCGGCACCTTCCAGGTGGGGATGGGCACCACGTTCGACGAGTCGAAGCTGGCCGACCTCCCGGCGGGCACCTACGCGTCGATGGCGCCGGGCACTGCGCACTTCGCCCGCGCCAGGGGCGAGACTGTGGTGCAGCTCAACAACGTCGGCCCCTGGGCGCTCACCTACGTGAACCCGGCCGACGATCCGCGGAACGCGCCACGCAACTGA
- a CDS encoding FAD-dependent monooxygenase, whose amino-acid sequence MVTAQPSGSSSGRGPGLDVLVVGAGPTGLALAAQLRRFGARFRIVDRVTDRTNESRALAVQARTLELLQSLGLGDTLAARGTPGSRARIHFDGRLAAEIRLGGFAAKNTRYPFVLFISQAETEAVLIDHLTAEGIVIERGVELVELEDGGDEVRCVLRHGDGREERIAAAYLAGCDGAHSTVRKKTGIPYEGDRYPQEFALGDVEADGPLEPGVIHAFSRDGGIAMLFPLGHPRGWRVIGMRPPGAAADADAPDPPDLTLDELQAIVDRATGGGVRLRDPAWMTEFRLHHRQAARYRAGRVFLAGDAAHIHSPVGGQGMNTGVQDAWNLGWKLALVARGAADARLVDSYQAERWPVGRFLLRNTDRAFGFVARLNTSGGLAAWFRRTVVARVIRWAGSSARLRAYAFRFVSQLAIRYRRSPAVAEGGPRLRAGPRAGDRLPDAPVTRDGRATFLQAELAGPRLHLLLCGPVAAWDSQRLADLTARHGNLLAVRHLTRSPTAGALVDAGGDVLAMLGVKDTAQYLVRPDGYIAYRCAGTDFTGVVEYLAEWFPPASDRSA is encoded by the coding sequence ATGGTGACGGCGCAACCCTCTGGTTCCAGCTCCGGGCGCGGTCCCGGCCTCGACGTGCTGGTCGTCGGCGCGGGGCCGACGGGGCTGGCGCTCGCGGCCCAGCTCCGGCGGTTCGGCGCGCGCTTCCGCATCGTCGACCGCGTGACCGACCGCACGAACGAGTCGCGCGCGCTCGCGGTGCAGGCGCGCACGCTGGAACTGCTGCAGAGCCTCGGCCTGGGCGACACGCTCGCCGCGCGCGGGACGCCGGGGTCGCGCGCCCGCATCCACTTCGACGGGCGCTTGGCGGCGGAGATCCGGCTGGGCGGCTTCGCGGCGAAGAACACGCGCTACCCCTTCGTCCTCTTCATCTCCCAGGCCGAGACGGAGGCCGTGCTCATCGACCACCTCACGGCGGAAGGGATCGTCATCGAGCGCGGCGTGGAGCTGGTCGAGCTCGAGGACGGGGGAGACGAGGTGCGCTGCGTGCTGCGCCACGGCGACGGGCGCGAGGAGCGGATCGCGGCGGCGTACCTGGCCGGCTGCGATGGCGCGCACAGCACGGTGCGCAAGAAGACGGGCATTCCGTACGAGGGCGACCGCTATCCGCAGGAGTTCGCGCTCGGCGACGTGGAGGCGGACGGGCCGCTCGAGCCGGGGGTAATCCACGCCTTCTCGCGCGACGGGGGGATCGCGATGCTCTTCCCGCTCGGCCATCCGCGCGGCTGGCGGGTGATCGGGATGCGGCCGCCGGGCGCCGCCGCGGACGCGGACGCGCCGGATCCCCCCGACCTCACGCTCGACGAGCTGCAGGCGATCGTCGACCGGGCGACCGGGGGCGGGGTGCGGCTGCGCGACCCGGCGTGGATGACGGAGTTCCGGCTCCACCACCGGCAGGCGGCGCGCTACCGGGCGGGGCGCGTCTTCCTGGCCGGCGACGCGGCGCACATCCACAGCCCGGTCGGCGGGCAGGGGATGAACACCGGCGTGCAGGACGCGTGGAACCTGGGGTGGAAGCTGGCGCTGGTGGCGCGCGGCGCGGCGGACGCGCGCCTGGTCGACTCGTACCAGGCGGAGCGCTGGCCGGTGGGGCGCTTCCTCCTGCGCAACACCGACCGGGCCTTCGGCTTCGTGGCGCGGTTAAACACGTCGGGGGGACTCGCCGCCTGGTTCCGGCGGACGGTGGTGGCGCGGGTGATCCGGTGGGCTGGGTCGTCGGCGCGGCTGCGGGCGTACGCCTTCCGCTTCGTGTCGCAGCTCGCGATTCGCTACCGGCGCAGCCCCGCCGTCGCCGAGGGGGGGCCTCGCCTGCGCGCCGGCCCGCGCGCCGGCGACCGGCTCCCCGACGCTCCCGTGACGCGTGACGGCCGCGCCACCTTCCTCCAGGCGGAGCTCGCCGGCCCGCGGCTCCACCTCCTCCTCTGCGGCCCCGTCGCTGCCTGGGATTCGCAGCGCTTGGCCGACCTCACCGCGCGCCACGGTAACCTGCTGGCCGTGCGACATCTGACGAGGAGTCCCACGGCAGGCGCGCTGGTGGACGCCGGCGGCGATGTGCTCGCGATGCTCGGGGTGAAGGACACCGCGCAGTACCTCGTCCGCCCCGACGGCTACATCGCCTATCGCTGCGCGGGGACCGATTTCACGGGCGTGGTGGAATACCTGGCGGAGTGGTTCCCGCCCGCGTCGGACAGAAGTGCTTAG
- a CDS encoding SDR family oxidoreductase — protein sequence MRPLEGQVAVVAGATRGAGRGIACMLGEAGATVYCTGRSVRGSPPAAGVYAGRPETIEETAEMVAARGGEGIPVRVDHLVEEEVAALFDRVRREQGRLDVLVNDISEGVVHEWKPFWQLSLDLGFQALRQGIQTHVIASRHAAPLMVEAGRGLIVEIGDGDTLDYRGTLFYDLVKVTVSRLAWAMAEELRPRGVAAVALTPGYMRTEYALDLFGVTEENWREGAKKDPAFLASETPFFVGRAVAALAADPRVLEKSGGLYSSWGLAREYGFTDVDGSRPDLGRHFEEHFGGSPHGPPKTGLRWTISGVHRPPA from the coding sequence ATGCGGCCACTGGAGGGACAGGTCGCCGTCGTCGCCGGCGCCACGCGCGGGGCCGGCCGGGGGATCGCCTGCATGCTGGGCGAGGCGGGCGCCACCGTCTACTGCACCGGGCGCAGCGTGCGCGGGAGCCCGCCGGCCGCGGGCGTCTACGCCGGCCGCCCGGAGACGATCGAGGAGACGGCGGAGATGGTCGCCGCGCGCGGCGGCGAAGGCATCCCCGTCCGCGTCGACCACCTGGTGGAGGAGGAGGTGGCGGCGCTGTTCGACCGCGTGCGGCGCGAGCAGGGGCGGCTGGACGTGCTGGTCAACGACATCTCCGAGGGCGTCGTCCACGAGTGGAAGCCGTTCTGGCAGCTCTCGCTGGACCTGGGGTTCCAGGCGCTGCGGCAGGGGATCCAGACGCACGTGATCGCCAGCCGCCACGCCGCGCCGCTGATGGTCGAGGCCGGCCGCGGGCTGATCGTGGAGATCGGCGACGGCGACACGCTCGACTACCGCGGCACCCTCTTCTACGACCTGGTGAAGGTCACCGTGTCCCGCCTGGCCTGGGCGATGGCGGAGGAGCTGCGCCCGCGCGGGGTGGCGGCCGTGGCACTCACCCCCGGCTACATGCGCACCGAGTACGCGCTCGACCTCTTCGGCGTGACGGAGGAGAACTGGCGCGAGGGGGCGAAGAAGGACCCCGCCTTCCTGGCCTCCGAGACGCCCTTCTTCGTCGGCCGGGCGGTGGCCGCGCTGGCCGCGGACCCGCGGGTGCTGGAGAAGTCGGGCGGCCTGTACAGCTCGTGGGGCCTGGCGCGCGAGTACGGCTTCACCGACGTCGACGGCTCGCGCCCGGACCTGGGCAGGCACTTCGAGGAGCACTTCGGCGGCTCCCCCCACGGCCCGCCGAAGACCGGCCTGCGCTGGACGATCTCTGGCGTACATCGTCCTCCAGCATGA